Genomic segment of Synechococcus sp. A18-25c:
CCCACTCCTCGGCCAAAAGATTTTGCTCGGAGAGCTCCTGTTTGACGCGGTCAGGAGAGGCGCCTTCTTTGTCGATCTTGTTGATCGCCACCACGATCGGTACTTCCGCCGCACGGGCGTGGCTGATGGCTTCCAAGGTCTGAGGACGTACGCCGTCATCAGCTGCCACCACAAGAACGGCAACGTCGGTGACTTTGGTGCCACGGGCACGCATGGCCGTGAAGGCTTCGTGACCCGGTGTATCCAGGAAGGTGAGCTTGCGGGCCTGGTCGTTGTGCTCAATTTCCACCTGGTAAGCACCAATGTGCTGTGTGATGCCACCGGCCTCGCCTGCGGCAACGCGAGCCTTGCGGATGGCATCCAGCAGGCTGGTTTTGCCGTGGTCGACATGGCCCATCACGGTGACGACGGGTGGGCGTCGGATCAGGTGCTCGCGATCGGCTTCCTCGATCATCTCGACGGTCTTCTTGGCCGCCTCCTCGACGTCGTCCTGGAGAACCGGTACACCGAATTCCTCGGCCACAGTCTCGATGGTGGGCATATCCAGGGTTTGGGTGACCGTGGCGATGATTCCTTTAAAGAAAAGGGATTTGATGATTTCGGAGCTTTCCACGCTGAGCATGTCGGCCAGCTCCTGCACCGTGAGGTTGTCCTCCGGCACAACGATCATTTCTGGACGTACCTGTTTGGCTTCGCGTGCTGCTCGCAATTCCATGGCTCGGCGACGTTGACGCTGACGTGCCGTTTCCTTGCGACGCTTGCGCATCGCTGCCACCGGTTTCGGTGTGGTTCTTTGCTGCGACTTGGGCTTGGCAGGACGAGCCAAGCTCGCCGACAAGACCATGTTCTCCTGCTCGCCAGCGAACCCACCGGTTTGCGCTGCGAGTGAATCATCGTTCTCACCGATGATGTGAACCTTCTGGCGCTGCTTCTGTGGCGAGCGGTTGCGGAGTGCTTCCAGCTTGGCGCTGTCATCCCAGTCGGGACGACCGGGACGGCGCTGGCCGCCTGGGCCTGCGCCCGGACGGAATCCAGGTCGTCGCGGTGCATTGGCCGGAGACGGAGGGGTCGGCCGAGTGGAGGGTGGTGTGGCCTTGGGACCATCACCACGAGGGCTGACGGGGGTTCCATCAGGACGACGTGGTGGAGGAACCGCCGGACGACCCGTGGGCTTCTGCAGCTGCATGAGCTCACCAGGTGCGACCGGTTTGCGCATACCTGTTGGCATGGCAGGCCGATTGCCAGCAGCGCCGCCGCGCTGTCCACCGCCGGGCCGGCCTGCATCACCGCGATTGCCGCTGCCATCACGGCGAATTGGTTTCCCAACCAGCTCCAGGGTGTTGCCGGGCCTTCCGGCCCCAGGGCGGCTGGCAGGAGAGCCAGGGCGGGAGGGGGCTCCGGGCCGTTGCGAACCGGCTGGACGCTGAGGGGATCCGGAGCGCTGCCCGCCTGCCGGGACCGGACGGGGTGCACCAGGACGCGCAGGAGCACCCGGTCGTGCAGGTGCACCTTGGCGTTTCGGCTGGGGACGGCCCACTAATTCCGGTCGGGTTGGCCGCTGCGGAGGTGGCGCAGTTCTGTTGATCGGTGATTTGGGCTGGGGTCGTGTCGGCGGTGGTGCCGAGGGACGTGCACCGTCAGCGGGCCCACGGCGAATCGGGGCTGCGCTGCGCGGTTTGGCTGCAGGACTGGGTGCTGTGGGACGTGCCGGCGGAGCAGTCGGTCGACTGGCGGTCCTGTTGGGCGCCGGCGCAGCAGCAGGTCGCGGGGTGGGTTGCTGCGGGGCACCAGACCGGCGCTCCACTGGTTTCTGTGCCGGTTGCTGGCGAACAATCGTTTGCTGGCGAGCGACCGGTTTTTGCGGGGCTGTCTTCTGGGGAGCCGTGACCTGTGGGGCGGAAGGTTTGGCCGGTGCCGCTGGTCGTGCTGGGGGCTTCTGTGCCGTAGCCCGGTTTGGAGCAGCTGGCGTGGCAACGGGCTTTTCAGCGACGGGCCGTGGCTGTGTCGGTTTGACCGGTGCTGCTGTCGGCGTGTCAGCGGCTTTCTTCACCGACAGGATGGCTTTGACAGGAGCAGGTTTGGTTGGAGCTGAGGTCGCGTTGGATCCACCACCGCTCTTGAGCAGGGTGCGGATCTTGCCTGCTTCGGATTCGCTGATCGAGCTGCTGTGACTCTTGGCCGCAATGGACAGCTTTTCAGCGGCATCCAGCACGTCTTTGTTGTCCAGGCCCAGGTCCTTGGACAGCTCATAGATTCTGACTTTGCCGCTGCTGGTCATTCAGGTCTCCGGTCGGTCCGCGCACGAGGTGCTCGGGGCGCCACACATGGTGGTGCCAGTGTTCATCTTGCCTCAGCGTCTGATTCCGTGTCGGATATCAGTCGCTCTCTCAGCTCCTCAAGCACGCTGTCAGGCACCTGGCATCGCAGGGCTTTCGGCAGGCGTTTGCGGCGCTGTGCTTCCTCAAGACAGCTCTCCTTTGGACAGAGGTAGGCCGAACGCCCCACGCCCTGATCCAGGAGAACCCCGTTCTGATGGTCGCGGATGACTCGCCAGAGCAGGCTGCGATCCAGCAGCTCGCGACAGGCGACACAACGACGCAGGACGGGGCGAACGTCGTTCACCGGGCTCCTTCCTCGGTTGCTTCCTCAGCAGTCATCTCTTCAGCACTGGCCTCATCAGCAGTTGCGCTGTCAGCTTCGGTTCCCAGATCGGCCTCGGCGGCTGTTTCCATCTGAGCCAGCTCTTCGTAGGTCTCGGATTCGGCAGCTGCGGCCAGCTCCTCGGCTCCATAGTCCTCTTCATCTTCCGGAAGCGGATACAACTCACGGAGACGCGCATCCTCTTCAGCGCGTGCGGCCTGTTCAGCAGCCAGACGTTCCTCCGCTTCGCGTTGGAGGGCTTCCTCCTGTTCACGCTGGGCAATCAATTCTGAGACGACCGCATCTTCCGAGGCCTGGTCGTATTCGCTGGCGTTCTTGATGTCGATCTTCCAGCCGGTCAGACGGGCTGCCAGACGAACATTTTGACCTTCACGACCGATAGCCAAACTCAACTGATCCGGTGGAACCAGCACGTGAGCATGCTGACCGACGGGATCGACAAGTCTCACCACATCGACCCGTGCTGGGCTGAGGGAGTTGGCGATGTACTGCGCTGGGTCCTGTGACCAGCGGATGACGTCAATTTTTTCTCCACGCAGTTCGTTCACAACCTGCTGGATACGCGAACCACGCGCACCGATGCAGGCACCCACGGGGTCGACTTCGCGTTCAATGCTGTCCACGGCGACTTTGGTGCGAGGACCCACGGAGCGAGAGGGGGGATTGGCTTCCCGAGCCACCGCCACGATGCGGACCGAACCCTCCTGAATTTCGGGAACTTCGTTTTCGAAGAGATACACCACCAAACCGGCATTGGCTCGGCTCACAAAGAGTTGGGGGCCACGCCGTGGAACCTCGCTGACCTCTTTGAGGAAGACTTTGAATGTCGCGTTGGCGCGATAGTTGTCGTTGGGGAGCTGGTCACGACGCGGCAGCTCGGCTTCCACTTCTGGGCGCCCGAGTCCAGAACTCACCGCCATGATCACGGATTGGCGTTCGAAGCGGATCACCCTCGCCGTCAGAACGGGATCTTCCAGATCTGCGAATTCTTCCTGGATCATGCGCCGCTGCTGATCCCGCAGCTTCTGGGCCAGCACCTGTTTGGTGGTGGCGGCTGCCATCCGACCAAAATCCTCTTTTTCCGGCGTGACGTCGAGAACAACCGTGTCGCCGGCCTGTGCGTCCTCCGCCACCTGCATCACCTCAGCCAGCGCAATTTGGTGGTCCTCGCTTTCCACCTCATCAACAATGATTTTGCTGGCCAGCACCCGATAGCCCTCCTCGTCCAGGTCGAGGGCAACATCGAAGTTGCTGAAATACTCCTCATCAAACGGGTCTTCACCGATTCCCAGGTAAAGGGTGCGGCGGTAGCGCTCATATCCCTTAAGTAGGGCTTCCCTTAGAGCGGCTTCTACCACCTGAGGCGGGAGTTTTTTCTCCTCGCTGATGTCATCGATCAGGTTGGTGAGGCCAGGAAGAAGAACGAGTGCCATGGCAGACGCGAGAGGAGGGAAAGGAGAGGGGTATCTGAGCGGTAATTGCGATCAGTTCAGCCGGTGGGGCTGGTGAGTTCGACGCTGATCACTGAATCCCGTGGGATGCGTTTGACCCGGCCGCGCATGTTGATCTGTACGTGATCTGCGGTGCGCTCCAGCAATGTCCCTGACTGACGTTGCTCGTGACCGTCGCCGTCTGTGTAGACAACGTCCACGGGGTAGCTCCGAAAGGTTTGAAAGTCTCTGTCTGACTGGAGACGGTCTCCGATGCCGGGACTGCTGATTTCCAGAACATACGCCTCCGTGAGCAGCGAGGATCCTTCGATGGCCTCGCCCATCGGGGCGCTGAAGCCAGCGCAGTCGTCCAGGGAAACATCCTCACCATTGCTGCAACGGATTTGGATCTGCAGCGTCATCGGTTGAAGGTGGGTCAGTACCTGGACGCTGACCATCTCAAAACCATGGCGTTCGGCGGTGGCCGATGCCAGGGTCGTTAGATCCGGCAGAAGAGGATGAGGCAAGGAGAGGTTGAGGGTGGTCTCGGGCTTTGGCCCGATGGTTGATGCAGTGATCACCCTCCCGAAGAGAGGAACTCAACGGGCCTAACAGCAATCTACGGGATGGCGGAACCCGAGCTGATCCGCCACCTGACGGTGATGTCAGAGGCCCTGGGAAACTCAGGCTCCAGCTGCGGTTTCCAGCTTTTCTAGCAGTACATCAACGGGTATTTGGCTTGAAAAGCGACAAGCACAGGTTTCGCTGGCATCCAAGCTGCCGTGCTCCCAGTATTTGTTGCTGCCAGTTCCCCCTCCGCAGAAGCCGTAATAGTCACACTCCTGTTTGCATCGCTCCATCCCCGAATTCATATCGTTGAGCAATGTCTGAAAGACGTCACTTTTCGTGGCTTCGATCAGTGAGAGATCGCGGATGTTGCCCAAATTGAATAAACCGTATCGCTCTGTTTCGACGGAGAGAAGTTCTGGATCAAAGGTGGAGAAGTTGCCTTTGGCATCCACGCTCAGAATGGAATATGGCCGATTCATCTCGTTCTGACGCAGACGCTGCCCCCCAGCGATCATCCCCATCACCTGCTCAAATTCACGCACCTTGACGGGGAATCCATCCCTTTGATTGCAAGACCAGAATTTGGCGAGGAAGGCCCGATAACGCTGCTCTTTCTCCTCGCCTTGCATGGACGAACTGAGGTTGACGCCTTCCTGCTCCTCCACATTGAAACCGACATGCAGGATGTCCTCGTCCCGGAAGAAGGCATACATCCGCTCCGGTTGATCCAAAGCGTCTGCCGTTAAAACGGAGATGGCATGAATCGGAATGTTCCGTTCGCGCAACTTGCGAATGCCACGCATGGTCATGCCATGGGAACCTTTGCCGTTGCGGAAGCGACGATGGCTGTTGTGAATGTCCTCCGGACCGTCCACACTGACGCCAACAACAATGTCGTTACGTTCGAAGCAGTCACACCATTCGTCATTGATCAATGTGGCATTGGTTTGAACATGTTGTTCAACGACCACGCCTTGATTTTGGAGCTCCGACGTTTGTTGGTGGATCAGTGATGTCGCGCGGTCGTAAAAGTGCGTGGGCAGGGTTAACGGTTCGCCGGCATGCCAGAGGATTGATAGGTGTGGGCCCCAGAACGGACTCTCATAAATCCGTTTGAGCAGCAGAGGGAGCTGCTGCTCAAGGTCGAAGATGTTCCTCCGCTGGCGATCCGGCAGGTAGCAGTAACTGCAGTCGAGATTGCAGAGCGACGTCGACTGGATCACCAGCAGCCCGATCGGGCCGTAATCGGAATGGTTCACCAATTGGCAAATCCGCCGCGGTATCCGTTGGCAAAGCCGCCGCCGCCGTTGCGGAAGCCGCCGCCATTGAGGAAGCCGCCGCCGTTGCCGAAACGACGTCCACCGTTACCCCAGGCGCGACCATTGCCATTGCCCCAGGCTCGGGCGATGACTTCATCGCCGGCAATGCCGTGTTGCTCCAGAACGGCCCAGGCCTCGGGGCTCATGCGCTCGATGCGCTGCTCGAGCGTGTTGCCAAGATCAGGCGCGCTGTGCACAGCGGCCTGCGCTGATTCGCAGAGGGCAGCACTCGTGGCCAGAACGGCGGCGAGGCTGAGAAGACTGGTCTTGTTCATGGTTAAAGATGCGGAAAATCTGAAGCAGTCGAAATCAGGATTGCTTGGAGAATTCAGCGGATGTGGAGAGCACGATCGAGAAGAAGCTGCCGATTTGGTCGTCGCTCAGACCAACGCTGCTGCCTTTACCGATCCATTGGTTGATGGCTGAGCGCACTTCGGTGTTGTCGTTGATGTAAGAGGAGAGCAGGCGACCGATGGCCAGGTTGCTGATGTTGAGCAGCTTCGGCGTGGTGTCGGCCACCACACAGGCGATGCTCGAACGTGCGTAAGGCAAGGTCGGCACCAGGGCTGCATCCGGTGCGGTTGCTGCCTGATTGGCTCTCAGCCAGAGGGTGTTTCCGCCCAGAAATTCGATGCTGCCGTCTTTCATGGCGGCCAAGGCATCGCCTGGGCTGTCGAAGAACTTGAAGGTGGCGTTGTCCACCGATGACGCCAGCACCGATGAGGCGAGGGTGTCTTTCACCACGCCCACAGTTTCGCCGTTGAGGCTCTCAGGTGTGCCGTCATTACCGGCTGGGGCAAGCACCCTGACGCCACCCATCGCGAACGGGAGTGTGTAGGTGAGAGTGCGCTGGCGCTGCCAGCTGAAGTCAACACCGCAGGCGATGTCTGCGTCGCCAGAACGAATTTTATCGAGCCCTTCGGTAGGGGAACTCACGGCCACAGGCTCGATGGAGACGTCCTTGTCCTTTCTCAGAGGCGAGACGTTGATCTGGTCGCGAATCGCATCCAGCACCACGAAGGACAATCCGTCATACCCGTCGCCATTTTTTTCGACCATCGGCAACGCGTCGCCGATCACCACAGCACGCAGCTTGCCTGTGTCGTAAACGCTGGCGGACGTGGCTGTATGGGTTGAGCTCGACGCTGCGTTCTGGGAAGTAACCAGAGCAATCGAAGACAAAGCGATCAGGCCCGTTGCGGCCGTCTTGATCAGGCGCATGGTGAAAACCCGTCAGATCCGTTTCGCTACCTCTAGACACGCCGCTGGAAAGCGTCCACGCGTGTGTGGACAAAACCTGCCCAAAACGGATCAGGATCAGGGCATGCTGTCGCCGATTTGAATGGCGTCGATTTCCTCAAAACCATCTCCTGGACGACAGTCTCCGCGGAGCTCGGGGTCCTGATTGATGCATCGGCTGCGCTGCGCATCGCTCTTGAGGTACTGACACACCCTGGCCCAAAGTTTGCTGCGGCTGCCAGGGGTGCCGCGGCTGAAGATCACCCGATCGGCTGGCCCACCTTGACCATGGATCTCCACCTCACAAAGAGGGCAACGCTCACGTTGATCAGTGGCAAGGCTCATCGAATCGGGGCGGAATTGTGCGGACACTAGTGCTGGATCTCGACCCATGAAGCTTGCTGACGGCTGGGGTGCAACCTGATGGTGCTGCCAAGGATGGGGTTTTCCGTCGCAGCGAGGAGAAACCGCATCTGTGGATGCTGCTCGCTGGATCCTCGTTCTGTACCGCTTATCACGGAAGGACAGCCCTAGCGTGCACCGAGAGCTTGCGCCTCCAGCTGTGCCTCAAGGTTCGTCGTTTCCTTCGCTGATTGTCCGCTGGTTCGCCGTGTTGTCAGCGATCGTTCTGACCGTGGGGCCCCCTGTGGAGGCGGCCTCTACACCAGTCCCAGGCCCCCACAGCTTTGTGGCTGATGCTGTGCGCAATGTGGCTCCCGCGGTCGTTCGCATTGACACCGAACGTGTTGTGGAGCGACAACCCTTTGATCCCAACTTGATTGATCCTCTGTTGCGTGACCTGCTTGGCGAGCCGGGCTACGGCCCCGAGCGTCAACGGGGGCAAGGTTCAGGCGTGATCATCGACCGAGAAGGCCTGGTACTCACGAATGCCCATGTTGTGGAGCAGGTGGAGGATGTCGGCGTCACTCTTGCCGACGGAGAGCAGCGCGATGGGGTGGTTGTCGGCCGTGACCCGATCACGGATCTGGC
This window contains:
- the infB gene encoding translation initiation factor IF-2 — its product is MTSSGKVRIYELSKDLGLDNKDVLDAAEKLSIAAKSHSSSISESEAGKIRTLLKSGGGSNATSAPTKPAPVKAILSVKKAADTPTAAPVKPTQPRPVAEKPVATPAAPNRATAQKPPARPAAPAKPSAPQVTAPQKTAPQKPVARQQTIVRQQPAQKPVERRSGAPQQPTPRPAAAPAPNRTASRPTAPPARPTAPSPAAKPRSAAPIRRGPADGARPSAPPPTRPQPKSPINRTAPPPQRPTRPELVGRPQPKRQGAPARPGAPARPGAPRPVPAGGQRSGSPQRPAGSQRPGAPSRPGSPASRPGAGRPGNTLELVGKPIRRDGSGNRGDAGRPGGGQRGGAAGNRPAMPTGMRKPVAPGELMQLQKPTGRPAVPPPRRPDGTPVSPRGDGPKATPPSTRPTPPSPANAPRRPGFRPGAGPGGQRRPGRPDWDDSAKLEALRNRSPQKQRQKVHIIGENDDSLAAQTGGFAGEQENMVLSASLARPAKPKSQQRTTPKPVAAMRKRRKETARQRQRRRAMELRAAREAKQVRPEMIVVPEDNLTVQELADMLSVESSEIIKSLFFKGIIATVTQTLDMPTIETVAEEFGVPVLQDDVEEAAKKTVEMIEEADREHLIRRPPVVTVMGHVDHGKTSLLDAIRKARVAAGEAGGITQHIGAYQVEIEHNDQARKLTFLDTPGHEAFTAMRARGTKVTDVAVLVVAADDGVRPQTLEAISHARAAEVPIVVAINKIDKEGASPDRVKQELSEQNLLAEEWGGDVVMVPVSAIKGENIDKLLEMLLLVTEVEDLQANPDRMARGTVIEAHLDKAKGPVATLLVQNGTLRTGDVVAAGPVLGKVRAMVDDAGLRLKDAGPSCAVEALGFSEVPTAGDEFEVYADEKSARAVVGDRASDARATRLAQQMASRRVSLTAMSGQANEGELKELNLILKADVQGSVEAILGSLEQLPKDEVQVRVLLSAPGEITETDVDLAAASGAVIIGFNTSMASGAKKAADANGVDVRDYDVIYKLLEDIQLAMEGLLEPELVEEALGEAEVRAVFTIGKSAVAGCYVTTGKLQRNCKVRVHRGKEIVYAGDLDSLRRNKDDVKEVATGFECGVGTDRFANWQDGDRIEAFKMVTQRRKLTT
- a CDS encoding YlxR family protein; the protein is MNDVRPVLRRCVACRELLDRSLLWRVIRDHQNGVLLDQGVGRSAYLCPKESCLEEAQRRKRLPKALRCQVPDSVLEELRERLISDTESDAEAR
- the nusA gene encoding transcription termination factor NusA; this encodes MALVLLPGLTNLIDDISEEKKLPPQVVEAALREALLKGYERYRRTLYLGIGEDPFDEEYFSNFDVALDLDEEGYRVLASKIIVDEVESEDHQIALAEVMQVAEDAQAGDTVVLDVTPEKEDFGRMAAATTKQVLAQKLRDQQRRMIQEEFADLEDPVLTARVIRFERQSVIMAVSSGLGRPEVEAELPRRDQLPNDNYRANATFKVFLKEVSEVPRRGPQLFVSRANAGLVVYLFENEVPEIQEGSVRIVAVAREANPPSRSVGPRTKVAVDSIEREVDPVGACIGARGSRIQQVVNELRGEKIDVIRWSQDPAQYIANSLSPARVDVVRLVDPVGQHAHVLVPPDQLSLAIGREGQNVRLAARLTGWKIDIKNASEYDQASEDAVVSELIAQREQEEALQREAEERLAAEQAARAEEDARLRELYPLPEDEEDYGAEELAAAAESETYEELAQMETAAEADLGTEADSATADEASAEEMTAEEATEEGAR
- the rimP gene encoding ribosome maturation factor RimP, coding for MPHPLLPDLTTLASATAERHGFEMVSVQVLTHLQPMTLQIQIRCSNGEDVSLDDCAGFSAPMGEAIEGSSLLTEAYVLEISSPGIGDRLQSDRDFQTFRSYPVDVVYTDGDGHEQRQSGTLLERTADHVQINMRGRVKRIPRDSVISVELTSPTG
- the grrM gene encoding cyclophane-forming radical SAM/SPASM peptide maturase GrrM/OscB, coding for MNHSDYGPIGLLVIQSTSLCNLDCSYCYLPDRQRRNIFDLEQQLPLLLKRIYESPFWGPHLSILWHAGEPLTLPTHFYDRATSLIHQQTSELQNQGVVVEQHVQTNATLINDEWCDCFERNDIVVGVSVDGPEDIHNSHRRFRNGKGSHGMTMRGIRKLRERNIPIHAISVLTADALDQPERMYAFFRDEDILHVGFNVEEQEGVNLSSSMQGEEKEQRYRAFLAKFWSCNQRDGFPVKVREFEQVMGMIAGGQRLRQNEMNRPYSILSVDAKGNFSTFDPELLSVETERYGLFNLGNIRDLSLIEATKSDVFQTLLNDMNSGMERCKQECDYYGFCGGGTGSNKYWEHGSLDASETCACRFSSQIPVDVLLEKLETAAGA
- the grrA gene encoding GrrA/OscA1 family cyclophane-containing rSAM-modified RiPP, which produces MNKTSLLSLAAVLATSAALCESAQAAVHSAPDLGNTLEQRIERMSPEAWAVLEQHGIAGDEVIARAWGNGNGRAWGNGGRRFGNGGGFLNGGGFRNGGGGFANGYRGGFANW
- the grrP gene encoding extracellular substrate binding-like orphan protein GrrP, with amino-acid sequence MRLIKTAATGLIALSSIALVTSQNAASSSTHTATSASVYDTGKLRAVVIGDALPMVEKNGDGYDGLSFVVLDAIRDQINVSPLRKDKDVSIEPVAVSSPTEGLDKIRSGDADIACGVDFSWQRQRTLTYTLPFAMGGVRVLAPAGNDGTPESLNGETVGVVKDTLASSVLASSVDNATFKFFDSPGDALAAMKDGSIEFLGGNTLWLRANQAATAPDAALVPTLPYARSSIACVVADTTPKLLNISNLAIGRLLSSYINDNTEVRSAINQWIGKGSSVGLSDDQIGSFFSIVLSTSAEFSKQS